From the genome of Rhizobium binae, one region includes:
- the flgB gene encoding flagellar basal body rod protein FlgB — MQPIQLFDLASRQAEWLTIRQQVVAGNIANANTPKFHAKDVTPFDAVLEKSDITMARTNPAHFSGNDFSETGDIDVKDAALDQEIGIQESGNTVGLAEELSKSGDIKRQYDLNTSLVSSFNRMMLMTVRK; from the coding sequence ATGCAACCGATCCAACTTTTCGACTTGGCTTCGCGACAGGCGGAATGGCTGACGATCCGTCAGCAGGTTGTCGCGGGCAATATCGCGAATGCGAATACCCCGAAATTCCACGCCAAGGACGTCACGCCTTTTGACGCCGTGCTTGAGAAGTCCGACATTACCATGGCGCGCACCAACCCGGCGCACTTCAGCGGCAACGATTTCAGCGAGACCGGCGATATCGACGTCAAGGACGCCGCGCTCGACCAGGAAATCGGCATTCAGGAATCCGGCAACACCGTCGGACTGGCCGAGGAGCTTTCGAAGTCGGGTGACATCAAACGCCAGTACGATCTTAACACCTCGCTGGTCAGCTCCTTCAACCGCATGATGCTGATGACCGTCAGGAAGTAA
- the flgC gene encoding flagellar basal body rod protein FlgC, translated as MDPLSAAMKIAGSGLEAQSTRLRIVSENIANARSTGDTPGADPYRRKTITFGQQMDRVSGVETVNVKKVGVDEGDFSTEFDPSNPAADAKGVVKLPNVNVLVEMADMREANRSYDANLQTIKQTRDLISSTIDLLKSQ; from the coding sequence ATGGATCCGCTTTCCGCAGCTATGAAAATCGCCGGTTCGGGGCTCGAGGCGCAATCGACGCGTCTGCGCATCGTCTCGGAAAACATCGCCAACGCCCGTTCGACCGGCGACACGCCCGGCGCCGATCCCTATCGTCGCAAGACGATCACCTTCGGCCAGCAGATGGACCGCGTAAGCGGCGTCGAGACGGTCAACGTCAAGAAGGTCGGTGTCGACGAGGGCGATTTCAGCACCGAATTCGACCCCAGCAACCCGGCGGCGGACGCCAAGGGCGTCGTCAAGCTGCCGAACGTCAACGTGCTGGTCGAGATGGCCGACATGCGTGAAGCCAACCGCTCCTACGACGCCAACCTGCAGACCATCAAGCAGACCCGCGACCTCATCTCGTCCACGATCGATCTTCTGAAGAGCCAATAA
- a CDS encoding flagellar hook-basal body complex protein FliE, translating to MISSVQNVSNLSMTRALGAVDTENSASSSATTMPGTAGAANGMSFASVMGNMATEAVNSLKGAESMSFAGIKGTATTREVVDSMLQAEQTLQTAIAIRDKVVSAFLEVTKMQM from the coding sequence ATGATCAGCAGCGTCCAGAATGTCAGCAACCTCTCGATGACCCGCGCGCTCGGCGCCGTCGACACCGAGAATTCCGCCTCATCGTCCGCAACGACCATGCCCGGCACCGCGGGTGCGGCCAACGGCATGAGCTTCGCCTCCGTCATGGGCAACATGGCGACCGAAGCCGTCAACAGCCTGAAAGGCGCTGAAAGCATGTCCTTTGCCGGCATCAAGGGCACGGCGACGACCCGTGAAGTCGTCGATTCCATGCTTCAGGCCGAGCAGACGCTGCAGACCGCGATTGCCATCCGCGACAAGGTCGTCTCGGCCTTTCTCGAAGTCACCAAGATGCAGATGTAA
- the flgG gene encoding flagellar basal-body rod protein FlgG, whose translation MRALAIAATGMDAQQTNLEVIANNIANINTTGFKRARAEFTDLLYQTERAKGVANRANQAVVPEGANIGLGVQTSAVRNLHLQGELTQTGNDLDVALIGKGFFQIQSTDGTTLYTRAGAFNKNDQGQLVTIDGYEVLPGITVPQGSTELTISRSGEVSVKLPGQTTTTVLGQLTLADFVNEAGLQPIGDNLFQETAASGEAVVGSPDEEGFAYMKQGYLESSNVDPVKEITELISAQRAYEMNSKVITTADEMASIVSKNLK comes from the coding sequence ATGAGAGCGCTCGCCATTGCAGCAACGGGCATGGATGCCCAGCAGACCAATCTGGAAGTCATCGCCAACAACATCGCCAACATCAACACCACAGGCTTCAAACGCGCCCGCGCCGAGTTCACCGATCTGCTCTATCAGACCGAACGCGCCAAGGGTGTTGCCAACCGCGCCAACCAGGCCGTGGTCCCGGAAGGCGCCAATATCGGTCTCGGCGTTCAGACGTCGGCGGTGCGCAATCTGCATCTCCAGGGCGAACTCACCCAGACCGGCAACGATCTCGACGTGGCGCTGATCGGCAAGGGCTTCTTCCAGATCCAGTCGACCGACGGCACCACGCTCTATACCCGCGCCGGCGCCTTCAACAAGAACGACCAGGGCCAGCTCGTCACGATCGATGGCTATGAAGTCCTGCCGGGCATCACCGTGCCGCAGGGTTCGACCGAACTGACCATCAGCCGCTCCGGCGAGGTCTCGGTCAAGCTGCCCGGCCAGACCACCACGACCGTGCTTGGTCAGCTGACGCTTGCCGACTTCGTCAACGAGGCGGGCCTCCAGCCGATCGGCGACAACCTCTTCCAGGAAACGGCGGCTTCCGGCGAGGCTGTCGTCGGCAGTCCCGATGAGGAAGGCTTCGCTTACATGAAGCAGGGCTATCTGGAGTCCTCGAACGTCGACCCGGTGAAGGAAATCACCGAGCTGATATCGGCCCAGCGCGCTTACGAAATGAACTCCAAGGTGATCACCACCGCTGATGAAATGGCCTCCATCGTCAGCAAGAACCTGAAGTAA
- the flgA gene encoding flagellar basal body P-ring formation chaperone FlgA translates to MMFCRAGHISGWVAAAMIAIAGIVVPAGADAGMGYAVVPTTIIYPGDTLSASQLQEVEVTNPNLAGDFAKSISQVEGLVSKRTLLPGRTIAISGLREPYTVTRGSSIRLVFSLGAMTISAAGTPLEDGATGQLIRARNMDSGVIVSGTVLADGTVHVRAK, encoded by the coding sequence ATGATGTTTTGCCGGGCAGGACACATCTCGGGATGGGTGGCGGCAGCCATGATCGCAATCGCGGGGATCGTGGTGCCCGCAGGCGCCGACGCCGGCATGGGTTATGCCGTCGTCCCGACGACAATCATCTACCCCGGCGATACATTGTCGGCCAGCCAGCTTCAGGAGGTCGAGGTCACCAACCCCAACCTTGCCGGCGATTTTGCCAAATCCATTTCCCAGGTCGAAGGCCTGGTCTCCAAGCGCACGCTGTTGCCGGGCCGCACCATTGCGATTTCGGGTCTGCGCGAACCCTATACGGTAACACGCGGCTCTTCGATCCGCCTGGTCTTCTCGCTCGGCGCAATGACGATCTCGGCCGCCGGCACGCCGCTCGAAGACGGCGCCACCGGGCAGCTCATCCGCGCGCGCAATATGGATTCCGGCGTCATCGTCAGCGGCACGGTGCTTGCGGACGGCACGGTCCATGTGAGGGCAAAATGA
- a CDS encoding flagellar basal body P-ring protein FlgI — MRLLFRFLTLAAVLAMSLADVAPAWALTSRIKDIASLQAGRDNQLIGYGLIVGLQGTGDGFRSSPFTEQSMRAMLQNLGISTQGGQSNAKNTAAVMVTANLPPFASPGSRIDVTVSSLGDATSLRGGTLVMTSLSGADGQIYAVAQGAVIVSGFQAQGQAATVTEGVTTAGRVPGGAIIERELPSRFKDSVNLVLQLRNPDFSTAIRIADIVNGYASARFGGPVAEAKDSQEVVIQKPRTADLTRLMADVENLIVETDTPAKVVINERTGTIVIGSDVRVSPVAVSYGTLTVQVTETPQIIQPEPFSRGRTAVQPQTDIAAEQTGGRVAIIDGPDLRTLVAGLNNIGVKPDGIIAILQGIKSAGALQAELVLQ; from the coding sequence ATGAGATTGCTGTTCCGTTTCCTGACCCTTGCCGCGGTTCTCGCCATGAGTCTGGCCGACGTCGCGCCCGCCTGGGCGCTGACCTCGCGCATCAAGGATATTGCCTCTCTCCAGGCCGGCCGCGACAATCAGCTGATCGGTTATGGCCTTATCGTCGGCCTGCAGGGCACGGGCGACGGTTTCCGCTCTTCGCCCTTCACCGAGCAGTCGATGCGGGCGATGCTGCAGAATCTCGGCATCTCGACGCAGGGCGGCCAGTCCAACGCCAAAAACACCGCCGCCGTCATGGTCACCGCCAACCTGCCGCCGTTCGCAAGTCCCGGCAGCCGTATCGACGTGACGGTGAGCTCGCTCGGCGACGCGACGTCGCTGCGCGGCGGCACACTCGTCATGACCTCGCTGTCAGGCGCCGATGGCCAGATCTACGCCGTCGCGCAGGGTGCCGTCATCGTCTCCGGTTTTCAGGCACAGGGCCAGGCCGCGACCGTGACCGAAGGTGTGACCACCGCCGGCCGCGTGCCGGGCGGCGCCATCATCGAGCGCGAGTTGCCCTCCCGATTCAAGGATTCGGTCAATCTCGTGCTGCAGTTGCGCAACCCCGACTTCTCGACGGCGATCCGCATCGCCGACATCGTCAACGGTTATGCCTCGGCGCGCTTCGGCGGTCCGGTCGCCGAAGCCAAGGATTCGCAGGAGGTGGTGATCCAGAAGCCGCGCACGGCCGATCTCACCCGGCTGATGGCCGATGTCGAAAACCTCATCGTCGAAACCGATACGCCGGCCAAGGTTGTTATCAACGAGCGCACCGGAACGATCGTCATCGGCTCCGATGTCCGCGTTTCGCCGGTCGCCGTCAGCTACGGCACCCTGACGGTCCAGGTCACCGAGACGCCGCAGATCATCCAGCCCGAACCCTTCTCGCGAGGTCGGACCGCCGTCCAGCCGCAGACCGATATCGCGGCTGAGCAGACCGGCGGACGCGTTGCCATCATCGACGGTCCCGACCTCAGGACCCTTGTCGCCGGCCTCAACAATATC